The following proteins come from a genomic window of Gimesia chilikensis:
- a CDS encoding DUF4253 domain-containing protein, whose protein sequence is MTFKTFKVPGVEAVEQLNAFRDQYPQTGQYPFLIGPQDDLERMIESAESPRQSPEETIRASQKIDIDEWVAERRAEMKEFGYSPYEDLGEWPGEIHEKGSLCLHKNAVNGNVLPEVYIGLAQIKTSWHLPAILNFGGWNDCPEPEVQCAFHRKWQTDWGAEICSVGGGVIECTVNEPPQDQQSALQLAWEQYWYCGDIVVQGCETISNLGATLLKSPYWFFWWD, encoded by the coding sequence ATGACATTCAAAACCTTCAAGGTCCCCGGTGTTGAGGCTGTAGAACAATTGAATGCGTTTCGCGATCAGTATCCGCAAACCGGACAATATCCGTTTCTGATCGGGCCGCAGGATGATCTGGAGAGGATGATTGAATCTGCTGAATCCCCAAGGCAGTCACCCGAGGAAACCATACGCGCCTCTCAGAAGATTGATATCGACGAATGGGTGGCGGAACGCAGGGCGGAAATGAAAGAGTTTGGCTATTCTCCCTATGAGGACCTGGGGGAATGGCCTGGAGAAATTCATGAGAAAGGGTCCCTCTGTTTACACAAAAACGCTGTGAATGGAAACGTTCTCCCCGAAGTCTATATCGGACTGGCACAAATTAAAACGTCCTGGCATCTTCCCGCCATTTTAAACTTTGGAGGCTGGAATGATTGCCCGGAACCGGAGGTTCAATGTGCCTTCCATCGCAAGTGGCAAACCGATTGGGGAGCGGAAATCTGCAGTGTCGGAGGGGGTGTTATCGAATGCACAGTCAATGAGCCTCCTCAAGATCAGCAATCAGCCCTGCAACTGGCCTGGGAACAGTACTGGTATTGTGGCGATATTGTGGTTCAGGGTTGTGAAACGATCAGCAATCTGGGAGCGACTCTGCTGAAATCTCCTTACTGGTTCTTCTGGTGGGATTAA
- the gntH gene encoding guanitoxin biosynthesis MBL fold metallo-hydrolase GntH, with amino-acid sequence MTADETPQKQPADNSQGRRNFLKGSAAAVGAGLAASVPGISSAADSDGKCEMKNPYGARPGGGISLPDYYKPWPAIKNRNVFMPGTEILPKNEMRISFLGSTPWPPTRLQSGTSILVELGTGEAQPRRFFFDLGNGSISNAIAMQVPAPLINDIFISHLHSDHFADLPYFYPFRAFSGGYTPLRVYGPSGRTPELGIKHMVKHMREMNRWHEENFNACPIGDGMEIEVTEFDWREENGICYNKDGVVVRHWPRSHVKDGASAYRLDWEDAGLSFVWTGDGRPDELSAKYGKGVDVFVSEGTIDVPQLSSMKLGAPAELWEYTIDIFHTMYYAAGYLFKQTQPRMGAICHYEYAGPALEAESTAEVRSNWDGLFMFAGPDVQVINVTKDAIWSREALLPDGAAPASMDPRWLLKPGEKLPAEIKLPTPRLPREKQQSEFLRELEIDPHKYYPPDAYRKPVQKWPGITLNPKEMLEARGIKVDDDSQ; translated from the coding sequence TTGACTGCCGACGAGACTCCACAGAAACAGCCAGCTGACAATTCCCAGGGCAGACGCAATTTCCTTAAAGGCAGCGCTGCTGCGGTAGGTGCCGGACTGGCGGCCTCCGTTCCCGGTATCTCCTCTGCTGCAGACAGTGACGGTAAATGTGAGATGAAAAACCCGTACGGAGCGCGACCGGGGGGCGGGATCAGTCTGCCTGATTACTACAAACCCTGGCCGGCCATCAAGAACCGCAACGTGTTTATGCCCGGTACGGAAATTCTTCCGAAGAACGAAATGCGGATCTCGTTCCTGGGTAGTACTCCCTGGCCGCCCACGCGGTTGCAGTCCGGAACTTCGATCCTGGTTGAACTGGGAACCGGCGAAGCGCAGCCCCGGCGTTTCTTTTTTGATCTCGGAAACGGCAGTATTTCGAACGCCATCGCCATGCAGGTTCCCGCGCCACTGATCAACGATATCTTCATCAGCCACCTGCACTCCGATCACTTTGCTGACCTGCCTTATTTCTATCCTTTCCGGGCATTCTCAGGCGGTTATACACCGCTGCGGGTTTACGGCCCTTCCGGTCGCACCCCCGAACTGGGGATCAAGCACATGGTCAAACACATGCGGGAAATGAACCGCTGGCACGAGGAAAACTTCAATGCCTGTCCCATCGGCGACGGCATGGAAATTGAAGTCACGGAGTTTGACTGGCGCGAAGAAAACGGCATCTGCTACAACAAAGATGGCGTCGTCGTCCGTCACTGGCCCCGCTCCCACGTCAAAGATGGTGCTTCCGCCTATCGACTCGACTGGGAAGACGCAGGCCTTTCATTCGTCTGGACCGGCGATGGTCGTCCCGACGAACTCTCAGCGAAATACGGCAAAGGAGTCGATGTCTTTGTTTCGGAAGGGACCATCGATGTGCCTCAGCTTTCTTCGATGAAACTGGGAGCCCCCGCGGAACTCTGGGAATACACGATCGACATATTCCACACCATGTATTACGCCGCCGGCTATCTCTTTAAACAGACTCAGCCTCGCATGGGGGCCATCTGTCATTACGAATATGCAGGGCCCGCACTCGAAGCCGAATCGACTGCCGAAGTCCGCTCCAACTGGGATGGCCTGTTCATGTTTGCCGGCCCCGATGTCCAGGTGATTAACGTCACCAAAGATGCCATCTGGTCCCGCGAAGCCCTGCTCCCCGATGGTGCAGCCCCTGCCTCGATGGATCCCCGCTGGTTGCTCAAACCGGGCGAAAAACTGCCGGCGGAAATTAAACTGCCCACTCCTCGACTCCCGCGTGAGAAACAGCAGTCTGAGTTCCTCCGTGAACTGGAAATCGACCCCCATAAATACTATCCGCCCGATGCCTACCGCAAACCGGTGCAGAAGTGGCCCGGCATTACACTCAATCCGAAGGAAATGCTCGAAGCCCGCGGTATCAAAGTGGATGACGACAGCCAGTAA
- a CDS encoding carbon-nitrogen hydrolase family protein → MTYPAFKAALAHVAPVFLDKDRTVEKASSLIREAARHGAQIIVFPETYIPAFPVWCALQAPIHNHDLFCELAANTIQVDGPELATIAEVARECGIFVSMGFNEGTHVSGGCIWNSNVLISDEGTVLNHHRKIVPTFYEKLVWAPGDGAGLVVNPTRLGQVGMLICGENTNPLARFTLLAQGEQVHLSTYPPVWPSHDPAVHENYDLKNAILIRAGAHAFEGKLFNLVAAGYLDREARDQLANRDKEAGRILDASPRGISVAIGPSGTPISQIQQADEGLLYADVDLALCVEPKQLHDLVGGYNRFDIFQLTVDRRAQRPVRFHDNGETPDADADTLTFHS, encoded by the coding sequence ATGACTTACCCTGCATTCAAAGCTGCTCTCGCGCATGTTGCTCCCGTATTTCTGGATAAAGACCGGACGGTCGAAAAGGCCAGCTCGCTGATTCGCGAGGCGGCTCGTCACGGAGCGCAGATTATTGTCTTCCCGGAGACTTACATCCCGGCGTTTCCGGTCTGGTGCGCACTGCAGGCCCCCATTCATAACCACGATCTGTTCTGCGAACTGGCGGCGAATACAATTCAGGTGGACGGACCGGAACTGGCGACGATTGCTGAGGTCGCCCGGGAGTGCGGAATCTTCGTCTCGATGGGCTTCAACGAAGGAACGCACGTCAGTGGCGGCTGCATCTGGAATTCCAATGTGCTGATCAGCGATGAGGGGACTGTTCTCAATCATCACCGCAAAATCGTACCCACGTTTTATGAGAAGCTGGTCTGGGCGCCCGGCGATGGGGCGGGTCTGGTGGTCAATCCGACACGACTGGGGCAGGTGGGGATGCTGATCTGCGGTGAGAATACGAATCCCCTGGCACGGTTCACGCTGCTTGCCCAGGGAGAGCAGGTGCATCTCTCGACCTATCCGCCGGTCTGGCCCTCACACGATCCTGCAGTGCACGAGAACTACGATCTGAAAAACGCGATTCTGATTCGCGCGGGGGCCCACGCTTTCGAAGGAAAACTGTTCAACCTGGTGGCTGCGGGCTACCTGGATCGCGAAGCACGCGATCAACTGGCCAACCGGGACAAAGAGGCGGGCCGCATTCTGGATGCGAGTCCGCGCGGGATTTCGGTGGCCATCGGTCCCAGTGGCACACCCATCAGTCAGATTCAACAGGCAGACGAAGGTCTGCTTTACGCGGACGTCGATTTAGCGTTGTGCGTTGAGCCCAAACAGCTGCACGACCTGGTGGGCGGTTACAACCGATTTGATATTTTCCAGCTGACCGTGGATCGGAGAGCGCAACGGCCCGTGCGCTTCCATGATAACGGTGAAACGCCCGATGCAGACGCGGATACGTTGACGTTCCATTCATGA
- a CDS encoding DUF3239 domain-containing protein, translating to MIKVNYKVLLRCYPGEVIFYVVGVIVGLALMTVHAALGGAIAGVSVIACIMNLNSWKGHFAQGALLPAIVVNPDKGLIAVVANMDAQGGRPYPVVKIVKRPIKSATGAPFKKGSRLATIATFHNSNIVSNKRWTDFNPIAVNCATASRKTIKRAINAIDEEEWELLLKVVKKLDQPYKAGIYPL from the coding sequence ATGATTAAAGTGAACTATAAAGTCTTGCTCCGCTGTTATCCCGGGGAAGTCATTTTTTATGTGGTCGGTGTGATCGTGGGATTGGCCCTGATGACGGTGCATGCTGCACTGGGGGGAGCGATTGCCGGGGTTTCCGTGATCGCCTGCATCATGAATCTGAATTCCTGGAAAGGTCATTTCGCTCAGGGTGCATTGTTACCAGCGATTGTGGTTAATCCGGACAAGGGGTTGATTGCGGTTGTCGCGAATATGGATGCCCAGGGAGGCCGCCCGTATCCGGTGGTCAAGATCGTTAAACGCCCGATTAAAAGTGCGACCGGTGCCCCGTTCAAGAAAGGATCGCGACTGGCGACAATCGCCACGTTTCATAACAGCAATATTGTGAGCAACAAGCGCTGGACCGATTTCAATCCGATTGCCGTCAACTGTGCGACTGCCAGTCGTAAGACCATTAAACGGGCGATTAACGCCATCGATGAGGAAGAGTGGGAACTACTGCTGAAAGTCGTGAAGAAGCTGGATCAACCTTATAAAGCGGGGATCTATCCACTCTGA
- a CDS encoding Gfo/Idh/MocA family protein, with protein MSAHQITRREALQTTAALGAGLWLGTSTQPTRAAANEKLNVAVIGVGGRGAANLSGVGKTENIVALCDVDDKRAGKAYERYSKAKKYADYRRMLDDMENQIDAVVVSTPDHTHFHPSMIAMTMGKHLYCEKPMAHSVWEVREMTKLAAKNKLATQLGMQRHALSNMHRAVELIKSGSIGDVSEVYSWISSSRGMPPEPVKEIPPPKTLDWDLWIGPAKFRPYAVNSKGEGVLAPYNWRFWWDYGTGETGNWGCHILDIPFWALDLKYPTHVDASGPKRDAERTPTEMLTSFDFPANDKRGPIKLHWSQERGGPAILKEKGLNLKGANTLFIGSKGMLLTGFGSLKLFPENSFANFKAPEQFIPDSPGFYKEWIEACKGGEPATCNFDYSGPLSETVLLGNTAYRAGGGFDWDADTLTATGNESAKPLLHSEFRKGWEEFTS; from the coding sequence ATGTCCGCCCATCAGATAACCCGTCGCGAAGCGCTGCAGACGACTGCTGCCCTGGGAGCCGGCCTCTGGCTGGGAACGTCGACGCAACCGACGCGGGCCGCCGCGAATGAGAAGCTGAATGTCGCGGTGATTGGCGTCGGAGGACGAGGGGCAGCAAACCTCAGCGGCGTCGGCAAGACTGAGAACATTGTCGCGCTGTGTGATGTCGACGACAAGCGGGCGGGCAAAGCCTATGAGCGATATTCTAAAGCGAAAAAGTACGCCGACTACCGTCGGATGCTGGACGACATGGAAAACCAGATCGACGCCGTCGTTGTCAGCACGCCCGACCATACGCACTTTCATCCTTCGATGATCGCGATGACGATGGGCAAGCATCTCTACTGTGAAAAGCCGATGGCGCACTCGGTGTGGGAAGTCCGCGAGATGACCAAACTGGCGGCGAAGAACAAACTGGCGACACAGCTGGGGATGCAGCGGCATGCGTTGTCGAACATGCATCGGGCCGTCGAACTGATCAAGTCGGGATCAATCGGCGATGTGAGCGAAGTTTACAGCTGGATCAGTTCCAGTCGCGGGATGCCTCCCGAACCGGTTAAGGAAATTCCGCCGCCGAAAACTCTCGACTGGGATCTGTGGATCGGTCCGGCGAAGTTTCGGCCGTACGCGGTCAATTCCAAGGGAGAGGGAGTGCTGGCACCTTACAACTGGCGGTTCTGGTGGGATTACGGCACCGGGGAGACCGGCAACTGGGGCTGCCACATTCTGGACATTCCGTTCTGGGCCCTCGATCTGAAATACCCGACGCACGTGGATGCCTCGGGACCGAAACGGGATGCTGAGCGGACACCGACCGAAATGCTGACCAGTTTCGACTTCCCGGCCAACGACAAACGGGGGCCAATCAAACTGCACTGGTCGCAGGAACGGGGCGGCCCGGCGATTTTGAAAGAGAAGGGGCTCAATCTGAAGGGAGCCAACACGCTGTTCATCGGCTCCAAGGGAATGCTGCTGACCGGCTTTGGTTCGCTGAAACTGTTCCCCGAAAATTCGTTCGCGAACTTTAAAGCTCCGGAACAGTTCATCCCCGATTCACCCGGGTTCTACAAAGAGTGGATCGAAGCCTGCAAAGGAGGCGAACCGGCCACCTGCAACTTTGATTATTCAGGACCGCTGTCCGAAACCGTGCTGCTGGGGAACACCGCCTACCGCGCGGGCGGCGGCTTCGACTGGGATGCTGACACACTCACGGCCACAGGCAATGAGAGTGCGAAACCACTACTGCATTCCGAATTCCGCAAGGGGTGGGAAGAGTTTACGAGTTAG
- a CDS encoding mechanosensitive ion channel family protein — protein MRLPKLLLFIVLFCFVFLSGAQIQAQETNEKADAKQAEPPSSVKELKPVTTIDPLVPLDQLRIMVRPLTKDELQVEANAWFELLRNKSRQIAAARLGVKKTNEAIATNDDQQALDSLKKAESVQHMADEKARQTEEELTKQAQETLGVDVAVDAARPDPAKAEEGTTASTEEKSATTADSTSTPDNPTTTQSAEAMKAAFLQNINRLQDERTALSDRLEVVLTSLAAKGGDVETYRKYIAAVSGLELDTSDASAAWSGIKGWFVSKEGGQRMGWNLGKFLLILFLTWVVARIGSTVISWLLERKVRLTQLAENLISGTIRNVIYLVGFAVALTALEVDMTPVLAAIGATGLVVGLALQGTLSNFASGLMILINRPFDVGDVVTAGGVTGTVKQMNLVSTNFRTFDNQTIHVPNNSIWNGVITNITANKVRRVDLEFCIGYSDDFEQAEQIIRDVLADQELVLREPEAVVVTHALADSSVNIVCRPWAKTTDWWAVKTAVTREVKRRFDQAGISIPFPQQDIHVYSTDASKGNGKIETVSK, from the coding sequence GTGAGATTGCCAAAGCTGTTACTGTTTATCGTGTTATTCTGTTTTGTTTTTCTATCGGGGGCGCAGATCCAGGCCCAGGAAACCAATGAGAAAGCGGATGCAAAACAGGCAGAACCCCCGTCATCGGTAAAAGAGTTAAAACCGGTCACCACAATCGATCCCCTGGTCCCCCTCGATCAACTGCGCATCATGGTGCGCCCCCTGACCAAAGACGAGTTGCAGGTCGAGGCCAATGCCTGGTTTGAACTGCTGCGCAACAAGTCCCGCCAGATTGCAGCGGCCCGGCTGGGGGTCAAGAAAACCAACGAAGCCATCGCCACGAACGATGATCAGCAGGCCCTCGATTCACTGAAGAAAGCAGAATCGGTTCAGCACATGGCCGACGAAAAGGCCCGGCAGACCGAAGAGGAACTGACGAAACAAGCTCAGGAAACTTTGGGCGTGGATGTCGCCGTCGATGCAGCCAGGCCCGATCCCGCCAAAGCGGAAGAGGGAACAACTGCATCCACGGAAGAAAAATCAGCCACAACAGCAGACAGCACAAGCACGCCTGATAATCCCACCACTACACAATCCGCCGAAGCGATGAAAGCGGCGTTCCTGCAGAACATCAATCGATTGCAGGACGAACGCACCGCGCTGAGTGACCGTCTGGAAGTGGTCCTCACATCACTGGCGGCCAAAGGGGGAGACGTGGAAACCTATCGCAAATACATCGCCGCCGTCTCCGGTCTCGAACTTGATACCTCGGATGCCAGCGCTGCCTGGTCGGGCATCAAAGGCTGGTTTGTCTCAAAAGAAGGGGGCCAGCGGATGGGCTGGAACCTCGGGAAATTCCTGCTGATCCTGTTCCTGACCTGGGTCGTAGCCCGCATCGGTTCGACCGTTATCAGCTGGCTGCTCGAACGGAAGGTCCGTTTGACACAACTCGCCGAAAACCTGATCAGCGGTACGATCCGCAACGTGATCTATCTCGTCGGTTTTGCAGTCGCCCTGACTGCACTCGAAGTCGATATGACCCCGGTCCTCGCAGCCATCGGGGCCACTGGTCTGGTCGTCGGTCTCGCGTTGCAGGGAACCTTGAGTAACTTTGCCAGCGGTCTGATGATTCTGATTAACCGTCCCTTTGATGTCGGCGATGTCGTCACCGCAGGCGGCGTTACCGGAACCGTCAAACAGATGAACCTCGTTTCCACCAACTTCCGCACCTTTGACAACCAGACCATTCACGTGCCGAACAACTCGATCTGGAACGGCGTGATCACCAACATCACCGCCAACAAGGTTCGCCGCGTCGATCTTGAGTTCTGTATCGGGTACAGTGATGACTTCGAACAGGCCGAACAGATCATCCGCGACGTGCTGGCAGACCAGGAACTCGTTCTCCGCGAACCCGAAGCGGTCGTGGTGACGCATGCCCTTGCCGATTCGTCGGTCAACATCGTCTGTCGCCCCTGGGCCAAAACCACCGACTGGTGGGCCGTGAAAACCGCGGTCACCCGCGAAGTCAAACGCCGCTTCGACCAGGCCGGCATCTCGATCCCCTTCCCGCAGCAGGACATTCATGTCTACTCAACGGATGCGTCCAAAGGGAACGGCAAAATCGAAACGGTCAGCAAGTAA
- a CDS encoding class I SAM-dependent methyltransferase codes for MTTNYDPIAEQYKRSKQMPWRTFVECYTLMELAGNPSSLSVLDIACGEGFYTRMIRQRGAARVTGVDLSQGMITLAQQQEDAHQQGIAYIVGDARELPVQEEYDLAIAAYLLNYARTREELQSMCDGIARALKPGGRFVTVNSSPAFHFPASPSFRQFGFETKAVGDWQEGTPITWTFHLEDGPFDIENYYLSVATHENAFRQAGFSEVRWHPPQLSPEGLQDQTDDFWSPLLENSPIAFIECVK; via the coding sequence ATGACGACGAATTACGACCCGATTGCTGAGCAGTACAAACGGTCCAAGCAGATGCCGTGGCGGACATTTGTGGAATGTTATACGTTGATGGAACTGGCCGGGAATCCCAGCAGTCTGTCTGTACTGGACATTGCCTGTGGTGAAGGTTTTTATACGCGAATGATTCGTCAGCGCGGTGCGGCCCGCGTGACCGGCGTGGATCTTTCGCAGGGCATGATCACTCTGGCACAACAGCAGGAAGACGCGCACCAGCAGGGGATCGCTTATATTGTGGGCGATGCACGTGAGCTGCCGGTTCAGGAAGAATACGACCTGGCAATCGCCGCATATCTGTTGAATTACGCACGTACGCGCGAGGAACTGCAGTCGATGTGCGATGGTATCGCGCGGGCACTCAAGCCGGGGGGACGCTTCGTGACCGTCAACAGCAGCCCGGCGTTTCACTTTCCCGCGTCTCCCTCGTTTCGTCAGTTCGGCTTTGAAACCAAAGCGGTGGGCGACTGGCAGGAAGGGACGCCGATCACCTGGACGTTCCACCTGGAGGACGGTCCCTTCGACATTGAAAACTATTACCTGAGCGTCGCAACGCATGAAAATGCTTTCCGCCAGGCCGGCTTTAGCGAAGTCCGCTGGCATCCGCCTCAACTCTCGCCGGAGGGCTTGCAGGATCAGACCGACGATTTCTGGTCGCCGCTGCTGGAGAACTCCCCGATCGCGTTTATTGAATGCGTGAAGTGA
- a CDS encoding DUF3050 domain-containing protein — MSREITSEIIASFSEPLETHPIYESMATLEDLQRFMEHHVYSVWDFMSLVKTLQGIVAPTGAPWVPVGDGSIRRFINEIVLEEECDETADGEFASHFELYQTAMHEVGADTGPLKEFIATVKSSGIESALALPSLPEPSRQFTTKTFEFIADGAPHKIAAAFALGREHIIPSMFRAILKQTGVSEQQAPVFHYYLNRHVELDGDFHAPLSLRLLNGLCGGDEVKIQEAITAAQEAIQARLQLWDGVLESIQASV, encoded by the coding sequence ATGTCACGGGAAATTACGTCTGAAATCATTGCTTCGTTTTCCGAACCACTCGAAACTCATCCGATTTATGAGTCGATGGCGACGCTGGAGGACCTGCAGCGGTTCATGGAACACCATGTCTATTCGGTCTGGGATTTCATGTCTCTGGTGAAGACGCTGCAGGGGATTGTGGCTCCCACGGGAGCGCCCTGGGTGCCTGTGGGCGATGGAAGCATTCGACGGTTTATCAACGAGATCGTGCTGGAAGAAGAATGCGATGAAACCGCGGACGGCGAATTCGCGAGCCATTTCGAACTGTATCAGACAGCCATGCATGAAGTGGGGGCCGACACCGGACCGCTGAAGGAATTTATCGCCACCGTCAAATCGAGCGGGATCGAGAGTGCGCTGGCTCTGCCCTCTCTGCCCGAACCGTCGCGGCAGTTCACCACCAAAACATTTGAGTTCATCGCCGATGGCGCGCCACATAAAATCGCGGCGGCTTTCGCTTTGGGACGCGAACACATCATTCCCAGCATGTTCCGTGCAATCCTGAAGCAGACCGGCGTTTCAGAACAACAGGCGCCCGTGTTTCATTACTATCTGAATCGGCACGTCGAACTGGATGGTGACTTCCATGCCCCGCTGTCACTGCGACTGCTCAACGGACTGTGCGGGGGAGACGAAGTTAAAATTCAGGAAGCGATCACGGCGGCGCAGGAGGCAATTCAGGCCCGGCTGCAGTTGTGGGACGGCGTGCTGGAGAGCATTCAGGCATCGGTCTGA
- a CDS encoding VOC family protein — protein sequence MRPQPMIVVNDVPASSRWYQSLLNVKSGHGGDEYEQLVREDGTLILQLHHWDVHEHPFLGDPDALKGNGALLWFEIDDFTEAVARANSMSAEILDGPLVNPNAQHRELWVRDPDGYTVVLATKYGDL from the coding sequence ATGCGACCACAGCCGATGATTGTTGTGAATGATGTCCCCGCCAGCAGTCGCTGGTATCAGAGTCTGCTGAATGTCAAAAGTGGACATGGCGGCGATGAGTACGAACAGCTGGTACGCGAGGATGGCACGCTGATCCTGCAGTTGCACCACTGGGACGTGCACGAGCATCCCTTTCTGGGAGATCCCGATGCATTAAAGGGGAACGGTGCCTTGCTCTGGTTTGAAATTGATGATTTCACTGAGGCGGTCGCGCGGGCGAATTCGATGTCTGCAGAGATTCTGGACGGACCGCTAGTCAATCCGAATGCACAGCACCGTGAACTCTGGGTGCGCGATCCGGACGGCTACACTGTCGTACTGGCGACGAAGTATGGCGATCTCTAA
- a CDS encoding CobW family GTP-binding protein: MKPEDERPILAPGPRLTPIEIPGRDPVPVTLLTGFLGAGKTTLLNRILNGEHGLRVGVLVNDFGSINIDAELVEGVEENTINLTNGCVCCEIRDDLVNSLEQLLTRDDVIDYVILEASGVAEPEGIVMTFLNARYEKLLRLDSITCVVDAEAIFTHAENEELTALKLRQIGFADMVLLNKVDLVGPTHLEVIEDWIGQHLQRIRIVQAQRCDVPLEILLAVGRFDPAHLEAQQQNPELVGDQQTASQLFSTWNYESDQPFSIEKLETMVRRQLPASIYRCKGIVYCAEAPEQRHALQAVGRRTELTPLDDWGTRPPRTRIVAIGTGFDPGELTELFDNCLAETTSNPIN, encoded by the coding sequence GTGAAACCAGAAGATGAACGCCCCATTCTTGCCCCGGGACCACGCCTGACTCCCATCGAAATTCCAGGTCGCGATCCCGTTCCGGTGACACTCTTGACCGGATTCCTGGGCGCCGGGAAGACGACACTCCTGAATCGGATTCTCAACGGAGAACATGGTCTCCGCGTCGGCGTGCTGGTCAATGATTTCGGCTCGATTAACATCGATGCCGAACTGGTGGAAGGTGTTGAGGAAAACACGATCAATCTGACCAACGGCTGTGTCTGTTGTGAAATTCGTGATGACCTCGTCAACTCGCTGGAACAACTGCTGACCCGTGATGATGTCATCGATTATGTAATTCTTGAAGCCAGTGGCGTGGCGGAACCGGAAGGCATCGTGATGACGTTCCTGAACGCGCGCTACGAGAAACTGCTCCGGCTGGACAGCATTACTTGTGTCGTTGATGCCGAAGCCATTTTCACGCATGCCGAAAATGAGGAACTGACGGCCCTCAAACTCCGGCAGATCGGTTTTGCCGACATGGTTCTCTTAAACAAAGTTGATCTGGTCGGTCCCACACACCTGGAAGTCATCGAGGACTGGATCGGTCAACATCTTCAGCGGATCCGCATCGTGCAGGCACAGCGCTGCGATGTTCCGCTGGAGATCCTGCTCGCCGTCGGTCGTTTCGATCCGGCCCACCTGGAAGCACAGCAGCAGAATCCGGAACTGGTCGGCGATCAACAGACCGCCAGCCAGCTGTTTTCAACCTGGAACTATGAATCCGACCAGCCCTTCTCCATTGAGAAACTGGAAACCATGGTTCGTCGTCAGTTGCCCGCTTCAATCTACCGCTGCAAAGGCATTGTCTATTGTGCAGAAGCTCCCGAGCAACGGCACGCGCTACAGGCCGTCGGACGTCGGACCGAACTGACGCCTCTCGACGACTGGGGCACACGTCCTCCCCGCACCCGCATTGTCGCGATCGGCACCGGCTTCGATCCTGGCGAACTGACCGAACTGTTCGACAACTGCCTGGCTGAGACGACATCTAATCCAATCAATTAG
- a CDS encoding GNAT family N-acetyltransferase, which produces MPDSPADIYVRDARNDDAERVAVICEAAFAPLRSIYRPKEEAIARQAERAQTGTRLVAEIAGTLVGTVQYDLHTRHLHVIGLAVHPDYQRRGVARCLLDEIDQRAVLPGQPVVVLDTIKETGNVPLFEKLGFEVTREEVATWCQSETFSQVHDVKMERIVIPNK; this is translated from the coding sequence ATGCCTGATTCACCTGCTGACATTTATGTCCGTGATGCGAGAAACGATGATGCAGAGAGAGTCGCGGTTATCTGCGAAGCCGCTTTTGCGCCATTGCGTTCCATCTATCGACCGAAGGAGGAAGCGATTGCCCGACAGGCTGAACGCGCACAAACGGGAACGCGACTGGTGGCAGAAATCGCGGGCACTCTTGTCGGAACCGTTCAATATGATCTGCACACTCGGCATCTGCACGTAATTGGACTGGCCGTGCATCCCGATTATCAACGTCGCGGTGTGGCCCGTTGTCTGTTGGACGAAATCGATCAGCGGGCAGTACTGCCTGGGCAACCCGTGGTCGTACTGGATACCATTAAAGAAACAGGAAACGTCCCTCTCTTCGAGAAACTGGGATTTGAAGTCACCCGGGAAGAGGTGGCGACCTGGTGTCAGAGTGAGACCTTTTCACAAGTACATGATGTGAAGATGGAGCGGATTGTCATTCCAAACAAGTAA